A genomic window from Nematostella vectensis chromosome 9, jaNemVect1.1, whole genome shotgun sequence includes:
- the LOC5517279 gene encoding hemicentin-2 isoform X5: protein MQILWLYVCYVLLRLEAVSSSSTWQWQFDRSVCLNDGDNATMTWNVTLESGQSLSGIEIWEQSTAPGATPSKMYTYLVGPEPAYSDRVMSISLTDSSPVYHIVFTLANVSNNKDGFGTKSLQCRVAAGSLPTITGQPPLDTVFNVQVPPSSVVISPPSPTVTERDQVNLTCSADGTPPPNFTWISPQGHTVAHGPYYNIPIVHRNMSGVYTCVATDGCGRNHTRDATLAVRYKPDNTSLTILGGNASAQCGSKISFNCTADGVPKPNKYSLYLGNQAMKTDTNGEFSNIQLNTSGEHVFTCVPTNEIGEGLNKTVIVNASEVLPVVSVDIPPNGRMVKGSSVTLTCDGTGPVPLQISWYKDNIFNASGKTLTISKVTVQDEGNYTCNLSSSCGTTLNTSFIGVDYIPENTTLQINKSNNTSIIACVGDIILLNCYAEGKPSVITYSLLLNGEQHKANRSGVFLVFPGTPGWNNFSCVPNNTIGKGPEALVHIIVPVTPSSVEISPPSPTVTERDQVNLTCSADGTPPPTFTWISPQGNTVAHGPSYTIPMVHRNMTGMVYTCVATNGCGKNLTKDANLAVQYKPVNTSLTILGGDASRQCGSNVSFNCTADGAPKPHKYSLYLGNQTIKTNTNGVLSNIKLNTSGEHVFTCVPTNEIGEGLNKTVIVNASEVLPVVSVDIPPNGRMVKGSSVTLTCDGTGPVPLQISWYKDNIFIGSGKTLTISKVTVQDEGNYTCNVSSSCGTTLNTSFIIVDYKPENTTLRVNTTNACVGEMVQLNCSAVGKPAEITYILKMNGKLMSQNGISLVRLNSPVVHTFACIPNNTAGSGQEANLTIPVSEPPSIVQFPSKNIILTEGDSKELMCNASGSPSPAVTWYKLGIDWVDQNVSKLALSTREDTGSYRCMATNAAPCKNTSFSSWINVTVHYFDIETSGVVCSPFNITVRTNLNPTPSINCTWGIGGSGTVIQGVNTASDQVIYSVNVQGGQTTNVTCSRGNNKRIYTVVSSSDKAATTNGSIRFANMSFPPTEENKTNINRLFNETVPPCTGNVKVYGYRRGSVIVDMAITMSEKVADPFALLKDAFVAAGATYGLTIDPTGVKAQQANPSDSTTSPPSLTTQGAPTTAAAVTPKEGLTDVVIALIVVGVIVFLLIICGLVFWFCAKKKKKKRDIGADNLEMFANGTGTSPYAEVGPTAHANGGSGVESPYSEVEQRRNNDDTQGAGADAYPQVDKSKKSKPKEEKEKLPDMMQQPDPNVTYAQVDKSLKKKNREEPMYAQVDKKKEKAEKEARRTIVRGSQRLH, encoded by the exons ATGCAAATTCTATGGCTTTATGTATGCTATGTACTATTAAGGCTTGAAG CTGTAAGCTCCAGCAGTACATGGCAGTGGCAATTCGATAGATCCGTATGCCTCAACGATGGCGACAACGCTACAATGACGTGGAATGTGACTCTGGAGTCAGGCCAGAGTTTGTCAGGAATTGAGATCTGGGAGCAGTCTACAGCGCCTGGAGCAACACCGTCCAAGATGTATACTTATCTTGTTGGACCTGAACCAGCCTACAGTGACCGAGTGATGTCCATATCGCTCACGGATTCAAGCCCTGTCTACCATATTGTGTTTACGCTGGCGAATGTTAGCAACAATAAAGATGGATTCGGCACTAAAAGCCTACAGTGTAGAGTTGCAGCAGGAAGTTTGCCAACCATTACAGGACAACCCCCGTTAGACACCGTGTTTAACGTGCAAG TCCCACCCAGCAGCGTTGTCATTTCTCCACCGAGTCCTACCGTGACCGAGCGTGACCAAGTGAACCTGACGTGTTCAGCTGATGGTACTCCTCCACCAAACTTCACATGGATCAGCCCTCAGGGGCACACCGTAGCACACGGACCGTACTACAACATTCCCATCGTGCACCGCAACATGTCAGGGGTCTACACATGCGTCGCTACTGATGGGTGTGGACGGAATCACACCAGGGATGCGACACTAGCAGTAAGAT ACAAGCCTGACAATACCTCTTTGACCATACTGGGTGGAAACGCATCTGCTCAGTGTGGATCAAAAATATCATTTAACTGTACTGCTGACGGCGTTCCAAAACCAAATAAGTACTCTCTTTACTTGGGGAATCAGGCGATGAAGACGGACACCAATGGTGAATTTAGTAACATCCAGCTGAACACTTCAGGAGAACATGTGTTCACGTGTGTACCTACTAATGAAATTGGTGAAGGACTAAATAAAACTGTGATCGTAAACGCATCAGAGGTACTTCCTGTAGTGTCCGTCGACATCCCGCCCAATGGTAGAATGGTCAAAGGGTCAAGTGTTACTTTGACATGTGACGGTACAGGACCGGTACCGTTACAAATCAGCTGGtacaaagacaatattttcaatGCCTCGGGAAAAACCCTCACGATATCGAAAGTCACAGTACAAGACGAAGGGAACTACACTTGTAATTTGTCAAGTTCATGTGGAACAACGTTGAACACCTCGTTTATTGGCGTTGATT ACATTCCAGAGAACACAACTCTTCAAATCAACAAATCGAATAATACTAGTATAATCGCATGCGTTGGAGACATTATCCTGCTAAACTGTTACGCTGAAGGCAAGCCTTCAGTTATCACTTATTCCCTTCTGCTGAATGGTGAACAGCATAAGGCTAATCGAAGTGGAGTTTTTCTTGTCTTCCCCGGCACTCCTGGATGGAACAATTTTTCTTGCGTTCCTAACAACACTATCGGCAAAGGGCCAGAAGCACTTGTTCACATCATCGTTCCAG TCACTCCCAGCAGCGTTGAAATTTCCCCACCGAGTCCTACCGTGACCGAGCGTGACCAAGTGAACCTGACGTGTTCAGCTGATGGTACTCCTCCACCAACCTTCACATGGATCAGCCCTCAGGGGAACACCGTAGCACACGGACCGTCCTACACCATTCCCATGGTGCACCGCAACATGACAGGAATGGTGTACACGTGCGTGGCTACTAACGGCTGCGGGAAAAACCTCACCAAGGATGCTAATCTTGCTGTACAAT ACAAACCTGTGAACACTTCCCTGACCATACTTGGTGGAGATGCGTCTCGTCAATGCGGATCGAATGTATCATTTAACTGTACTGCTGACGGCGCACCAAAGCCGCATAAGTACTCTCTCTACTTGGGAAATCAGACGATCAAGACTAACACCAATGGTGTATTAAGTAACATCAAGCTAAACACTTCAGGAGAACATGTATTCACGTGTGTACCTACTAATGAAATTGGTGAAGGACTAAACAAAACTGTGATCGTAAACGCATCAGAGGTACTTCCTGTAGTGTCCGTCGACATCCCGCCCAATGGTAGAATGGTCAAAGGGTCAAGTGTTACTTTGACATGTGACGGTACAGGGCCGGTACCATTACAAATCAGCTGGtacaaagacaatattttcatTGGCTCGGGAAAAACCCTCACGATATCGAAAGTCACAGTACAAGACGAAGGGAACTACACTTGTAATGTGTCAAGTTCATGTGGAACAACGTTGAACACCTCATTTATTATTGTTGATT ATAAACCAGAAAACACCACCCTAAGGGTCAATACTACAAACGCTTGTGTCGGAGAGATGGTCCAGTTGAACTGCAGCGCTGTTGGCAAGCCTGCTGAGATCACctatattttgaaaatgaatggAAAGTTGATGAGTCAGAATGGAATATCTCTTGTTCGTCTTAACTCGCCAGTTGTACATACGTTCGCGTGCATTCCTAACAATACTGCGGGAAGTGGTCAAGAGGCGAATCTCACCATCCCCGTATCAG AGCCTCCATCTATAGTCCAGTTTCCCTCAAAGAATATCATCCTTACGGAAGGAGATAGTAAAGAATTGATGTGTAACGCTTCTGGTTCCCCAAGTCCAGCCGTGACATGGTACAAACTAGGCATAGACTGGGTGGATCAAAATGTATCAAAACTTGCCCTGTCGACAAGAGAAGACACAGGCAGCTATAGATGTATGGCGACTAATGCTGCTCCCTGCAAGAACACGTCATTTTCTTCTTGGATCAATGTTACTGTGCATT ACTTTGATATAGAAACAAGTGGGGTTGTATGCTCCCCATTCAACATTACTGTCAGGACCAACTTGAACCCCACCCCAAGTATCAACTGTACCTGGGGCATAGGCGGGAGCGGCACAGTTATCCAGGGAGTAAACACAGCGTCTGATCAAGTGATATATTCTGTAAATGTGCAAGGCGGACAGACTACTAATGTGACCTGCTCGCGTGGAAATAACAAGAGAATCTACACTGTCG TTTCATCATCAGATAAAGCAGCTACTACAAATGGCAGCATTAGATTTGCAAATATGAGCTTTCCACCaactgaagaaaacaaaacaaatattaacAGATTG TTTAATGAAACCGTCCCGCCGTGTACTGGGAACGTGAAGGTTTATGGGTATAG ACGAGGGAGTGTCATTGTTGACATGGCTATCACGATGTCAGAGAAAGTCGCGGATCCTTTCGCTCTTCTCAAAGATGCGTTTGTCGCGGCTGGTGCAACATATGGCTTGACCATCGATCCTACAGGCGTAAAGGCACAGCAAG CCAACCCCAGTGATTCCACTACCAGTCCCCCATCCCTGACCACCCAAGGCGCGCCCACCACCGCCGCCGCGGTCACGCCCAAAGAGGGTCTGACAGATGTCGTAATCGCCCTTATCGTGGTCGGCGTCATCGTCTTTTTGCTCATAATATGCGGGCTGGTCTTTTGGTTCTGTgcgaagaagaagaaaaagaaaagag ATATCGGTGCAGACAATCTCGAAAT GTTCGCTAATGGTACAGGAACATCACCCTATGCTGAG GTTGGACCAACAGCGCATGCTAATGGTGGCAGCGGCGTCGAGTCTCCTTACTCAGAAGTGGAACAGCGCAGAAACAATGATGATACCCAAGGCGCAGGCGCAGATGCCTACCCCCAGGTGGACAAAAGCAag AAATCAAAGCCCAaggaggagaaggagaagtTGCCAGACATGATGCAGCAACCTGACCCGAACGTCACATACGCGCAAGTGGATAAATCCCTCAAGAAGAAAAACAGAGAAGAGCCCATGTACGCCcaagttgacaaaaaaaa AGAAAAAGCCGAAAAAGAAGCCAGGAGAACTATTGTACGCGGATCTCAGCGACTTCACTGA
- the LOC5517279 gene encoding titin isoform X3 — translation MQILWLYVCYVLLRLEAVSSSSTWQWQFDRSVCLNDGDNATMTWNVTLESGQSLSGIEIWEQSTAPGATPSKMYTYLVGPEPAYSDRVMSISLTDSSPVYHIVFTLANVSNNKDGFGTKSLQCRVAAGSLPTITGQPPLDTVFNVQVPPSSVVISPPSPTVTERDQVNLTCSADGTPPPNFTWISPQGHTVAHGPYYNIPIVHRNMSGVYTCVATDGCGRNHTRDATLAVRYKPDNTSLTILGGNASAQCGSKISFNCTADGVPKPNKYSLYLGNQAMKTDTNGEFSNIQLNTSGEHVFTCVPTNEIGEGLNKTVIVNASEVLPVVSVDIPPNGRMVKGSSVTLTCDGTGPVPLQISWYKDNIFNASGKTLTISKVTVQDEGNYTCNLSSSCGTTLNTSFIGVDYIPENTTLQINKSNNTSIIACVGDIILLNCYAEGKPSVITYSLLLNGEQHKANRSGVFLVFPGTPGWNNFSCVPNNTIGKGPEALVHIIVPVTPSSVEISPPSPTVTERDQVNLTCSADGTPPPTFTWISPQGNTVAHGPSYTIPMVHRNMTGMVYTCVATNGCGKNLTKDANLAVQYKPVNTSLTILGGDASRQCGSNVSFNCTADGAPKPHKYSLYLGNQTIKTNTNGVLSNIKLNTSGEHVFTCVPTNEIGEGLNKTVIVNASEVLPVVSVDIPPNGRMVKGSSVTLTCDGTGPVPLQISWYKDNIFIGSGKTLTISKVTVQDEGNYTCNVSSSCGTTLNTSFIIVDYKPENTTLRVNTTNACVGEMVQLNCSAVGKPAEITYILKMNGKLMSQNGISLVRLNSPVVHTFACIPNNTAGSGQEANLTIPVSEPPSIVQFPSKNIILTEGDSKELMCNASGSPSPAVTWYKLGIDWVDQNVSKLALSTREDTGSYRCMATNAAPCKNTSFSSWINVTVHYFDIETSGVVCSPFNITVRTNLNPTPSINCTWGIGGSGTVIQGVNTASDQVIYSVNVQGGQTTNVTCSRGNNKRIYTVVSSSDKAATTNGSIRFANMSFPPTEENKTNINRLFNETVPPCTGNVKVYGYRRGSVIVDMAITMSEKVADPFALLKDAFVAAGATYGLTIDPTGVKAQQANPSDSTTSPPSLTTQGAPTTAAAVTPKEGLTDVVIALIVVGVIVFLLIICGLVFWFCAKKKKKKRDIGADNLEMFANGTGTSPYAEVGPTAHANGGSGVESPYSEVEQRRNNDDTQGAGADAYPQVDKSKKSKPKEEKEKLPDMMQQPDPNVTYAQVDKSLKKKNREEPMYAQVDKKKKKPKKKPGELLYADLSDFTDGPKPKGDGTLEFASGEGVKRPEAYRETDYAEISHVLRGKTEDTQPTAMCFPPGPPTFALKNCDVKETSVRLRWTPPLSDNGSPILDYKVEVSSVFAAEGISSTSILIPELEPNTKYLARVAARNAAGLGTAAEQSFTTRGKGVEPGQGNAAFQNEAYEPDQAPNDSAC, via the exons ATGCAAATTCTATGGCTTTATGTATGCTATGTACTATTAAGGCTTGAAG CTGTAAGCTCCAGCAGTACATGGCAGTGGCAATTCGATAGATCCGTATGCCTCAACGATGGCGACAACGCTACAATGACGTGGAATGTGACTCTGGAGTCAGGCCAGAGTTTGTCAGGAATTGAGATCTGGGAGCAGTCTACAGCGCCTGGAGCAACACCGTCCAAGATGTATACTTATCTTGTTGGACCTGAACCAGCCTACAGTGACCGAGTGATGTCCATATCGCTCACGGATTCAAGCCCTGTCTACCATATTGTGTTTACGCTGGCGAATGTTAGCAACAATAAAGATGGATTCGGCACTAAAAGCCTACAGTGTAGAGTTGCAGCAGGAAGTTTGCCAACCATTACAGGACAACCCCCGTTAGACACCGTGTTTAACGTGCAAG TCCCACCCAGCAGCGTTGTCATTTCTCCACCGAGTCCTACCGTGACCGAGCGTGACCAAGTGAACCTGACGTGTTCAGCTGATGGTACTCCTCCACCAAACTTCACATGGATCAGCCCTCAGGGGCACACCGTAGCACACGGACCGTACTACAACATTCCCATCGTGCACCGCAACATGTCAGGGGTCTACACATGCGTCGCTACTGATGGGTGTGGACGGAATCACACCAGGGATGCGACACTAGCAGTAAGAT ACAAGCCTGACAATACCTCTTTGACCATACTGGGTGGAAACGCATCTGCTCAGTGTGGATCAAAAATATCATTTAACTGTACTGCTGACGGCGTTCCAAAACCAAATAAGTACTCTCTTTACTTGGGGAATCAGGCGATGAAGACGGACACCAATGGTGAATTTAGTAACATCCAGCTGAACACTTCAGGAGAACATGTGTTCACGTGTGTACCTACTAATGAAATTGGTGAAGGACTAAATAAAACTGTGATCGTAAACGCATCAGAGGTACTTCCTGTAGTGTCCGTCGACATCCCGCCCAATGGTAGAATGGTCAAAGGGTCAAGTGTTACTTTGACATGTGACGGTACAGGACCGGTACCGTTACAAATCAGCTGGtacaaagacaatattttcaatGCCTCGGGAAAAACCCTCACGATATCGAAAGTCACAGTACAAGACGAAGGGAACTACACTTGTAATTTGTCAAGTTCATGTGGAACAACGTTGAACACCTCGTTTATTGGCGTTGATT ACATTCCAGAGAACACAACTCTTCAAATCAACAAATCGAATAATACTAGTATAATCGCATGCGTTGGAGACATTATCCTGCTAAACTGTTACGCTGAAGGCAAGCCTTCAGTTATCACTTATTCCCTTCTGCTGAATGGTGAACAGCATAAGGCTAATCGAAGTGGAGTTTTTCTTGTCTTCCCCGGCACTCCTGGATGGAACAATTTTTCTTGCGTTCCTAACAACACTATCGGCAAAGGGCCAGAAGCACTTGTTCACATCATCGTTCCAG TCACTCCCAGCAGCGTTGAAATTTCCCCACCGAGTCCTACCGTGACCGAGCGTGACCAAGTGAACCTGACGTGTTCAGCTGATGGTACTCCTCCACCAACCTTCACATGGATCAGCCCTCAGGGGAACACCGTAGCACACGGACCGTCCTACACCATTCCCATGGTGCACCGCAACATGACAGGAATGGTGTACACGTGCGTGGCTACTAACGGCTGCGGGAAAAACCTCACCAAGGATGCTAATCTTGCTGTACAAT ACAAACCTGTGAACACTTCCCTGACCATACTTGGTGGAGATGCGTCTCGTCAATGCGGATCGAATGTATCATTTAACTGTACTGCTGACGGCGCACCAAAGCCGCATAAGTACTCTCTCTACTTGGGAAATCAGACGATCAAGACTAACACCAATGGTGTATTAAGTAACATCAAGCTAAACACTTCAGGAGAACATGTATTCACGTGTGTACCTACTAATGAAATTGGTGAAGGACTAAACAAAACTGTGATCGTAAACGCATCAGAGGTACTTCCTGTAGTGTCCGTCGACATCCCGCCCAATGGTAGAATGGTCAAAGGGTCAAGTGTTACTTTGACATGTGACGGTACAGGGCCGGTACCATTACAAATCAGCTGGtacaaagacaatattttcatTGGCTCGGGAAAAACCCTCACGATATCGAAAGTCACAGTACAAGACGAAGGGAACTACACTTGTAATGTGTCAAGTTCATGTGGAACAACGTTGAACACCTCATTTATTATTGTTGATT ATAAACCAGAAAACACCACCCTAAGGGTCAATACTACAAACGCTTGTGTCGGAGAGATGGTCCAGTTGAACTGCAGCGCTGTTGGCAAGCCTGCTGAGATCACctatattttgaaaatgaatggAAAGTTGATGAGTCAGAATGGAATATCTCTTGTTCGTCTTAACTCGCCAGTTGTACATACGTTCGCGTGCATTCCTAACAATACTGCGGGAAGTGGTCAAGAGGCGAATCTCACCATCCCCGTATCAG AGCCTCCATCTATAGTCCAGTTTCCCTCAAAGAATATCATCCTTACGGAAGGAGATAGTAAAGAATTGATGTGTAACGCTTCTGGTTCCCCAAGTCCAGCCGTGACATGGTACAAACTAGGCATAGACTGGGTGGATCAAAATGTATCAAAACTTGCCCTGTCGACAAGAGAAGACACAGGCAGCTATAGATGTATGGCGACTAATGCTGCTCCCTGCAAGAACACGTCATTTTCTTCTTGGATCAATGTTACTGTGCATT ACTTTGATATAGAAACAAGTGGGGTTGTATGCTCCCCATTCAACATTACTGTCAGGACCAACTTGAACCCCACCCCAAGTATCAACTGTACCTGGGGCATAGGCGGGAGCGGCACAGTTATCCAGGGAGTAAACACAGCGTCTGATCAAGTGATATATTCTGTAAATGTGCAAGGCGGACAGACTACTAATGTGACCTGCTCGCGTGGAAATAACAAGAGAATCTACACTGTCG TTTCATCATCAGATAAAGCAGCTACTACAAATGGCAGCATTAGATTTGCAAATATGAGCTTTCCACCaactgaagaaaacaaaacaaatattaacAGATTG TTTAATGAAACCGTCCCGCCGTGTACTGGGAACGTGAAGGTTTATGGGTATAG ACGAGGGAGTGTCATTGTTGACATGGCTATCACGATGTCAGAGAAAGTCGCGGATCCTTTCGCTCTTCTCAAAGATGCGTTTGTCGCGGCTGGTGCAACATATGGCTTGACCATCGATCCTACAGGCGTAAAGGCACAGCAAG CCAACCCCAGTGATTCCACTACCAGTCCCCCATCCCTGACCACCCAAGGCGCGCCCACCACCGCCGCCGCGGTCACGCCCAAAGAGGGTCTGACAGATGTCGTAATCGCCCTTATCGTGGTCGGCGTCATCGTCTTTTTGCTCATAATATGCGGGCTGGTCTTTTGGTTCTGTgcgaagaagaagaaaaagaaaagag ATATCGGTGCAGACAATCTCGAAAT GTTCGCTAATGGTACAGGAACATCACCCTATGCTGAG GTTGGACCAACAGCGCATGCTAATGGTGGCAGCGGCGTCGAGTCTCCTTACTCAGAAGTGGAACAGCGCAGAAACAATGATGATACCCAAGGCGCAGGCGCAGATGCCTACCCCCAGGTGGACAAAAGCAag AAATCAAAGCCCAaggaggagaaggagaagtTGCCAGACATGATGCAGCAACCTGACCCGAACGTCACATACGCGCAAGTGGATAAATCCCTCAAGAAGAAAAACAGAGAAGAGCCCATGTACGCCcaagttgacaaaaaaaag AAAAAGCCGAAAAAGAAGCCAGGAGAACTATTGTACGCGGATCTCAGCGACTTCACTGATGGTCCAAAGCCTAAGGGCGACGGGACTCTCGAGTTTGCGTCAGGCGAAGGCGTGAAAAGACCCGAGGCGTACCGAGAGACCGATTACGCTGAGATCTCTCATGTGCTGAGAGGAAAAACGGAAGACACACAGCCTACTGCCATGTGTT TCCCTCCCGGACCCCCAACGTTTGCTCTAAAGAATTGCGACGTCAAAGAGACGTCTGTCCGTCTTCGCTGGACCCCACCCCTGAGCGACAATGGCAGCCCTATCCTCGATTACAAGGTGGAAGTCAGCTCCGTCTTCGCGGCGGAGGGTATCTCAAGTACCTCGATCCTAATTCCCGAACTTGAACCGAACACCAAGTACTTGGCCCGGGTTGCTGCGCGGAACGCCGCTGGCCTGGGTACCGCGGCAGAACAGTCTTTTACAACTAGGGGGAAAG